The DNA sequence GCTTTCCACCTTGTGTCTTGCCACCAGCGCGCCGATCCTTGCAGCCCCCTCGATGAACCAGGCGATGTGGCGCAACAGCGCGACACGGCACAACTGTGACACGCTGCGCGAACGCGGAATCACCCTGCTCGGGCCGGACAGCGGAGCCCAGGCCTGCGGTGACACGGGCCCGGGCCGGATGCTCGAACCGGGCGATCTGGTGCTCGCCGCCGCAGCGCGCTTTGCCATGCCGCTCCTTGCGAACGTGCGCGTGCTGATCACCGCAGGACCCACGCGCGAGGCGATCGATCCGGTGCGCTTTGTCAGCAACCACAGCTCGGGGAAAATGGGTTATGCGATTGCCGCCGCCGCTGCGATGGCTGGCGCGCGGGTAACCCTTGTTTCCGGCCCCGTAGGCCTGCAGACTCCGGCACTGGTCAAGCGAATAGACGTGACGAGCGCCCGCGACATGTACCAAAGCGTCATGGCATGTATTGCCGACTGCGACATCTTCATCGGCTGTGCCGCGGTGGCGGATTACCGTCCCGAGCAATGCGCTGCGCAGAAGATAAAGAAAACCGCCGATCGGCTCGATATTCGCATGGTGCGCAACGAAGACATCATTGCACTGGTGGCAGCGCGTGAACCGCGACCTTTTACGGTTGGGTTTGCCGCGGAAACGACCGAGCTTCTCGCCAATGCGCGCGCCAAGCTCGAGCGCAAGGGTCTCGATCTGGTGATAGCCAACGACGTGGCCCGCGATGACATCGGATTCAGCAGTGATTTCAACGAGGTCAGCGTGGTCTCGCGCGATGGTGTCCGGGTACTGCCGCGGCAATCCAAGGATCACCTTGCCCGCTTGCTGATCGCCGAAATCGCCGGGCAGTTTCAGGCAGCCACGCACAGGATCACACCTTGAAACTTCGTGAACGGCTCGACGGGCCGCGCGGCACCATGATCGCCATCATGGCTGCGACACTGATTGCCGCAGGGGTGCTGCTGAGTGCCATTTACAGCTATGCATGGGCGCTCGAAAGCAGGACCCTGCGGCGCAGCGCGGAAGCACACGCCGCCCAGCTTGCGCTCTCGCTCGAAAGTTACGCACGCCTGTTGCAGGAACACACCGCGGAACTGGCGTCCAGCACGAGCGTGGTCCAGGCGCTGGCCGCTGGCGGCACCGCGCCACCGCGGGCCTTCCCCGGCCTGCATTCGGCACAGTTGCTCGCTCTCGGCGCGCTCGGCATCGCGGACCCGGCATTCATCCCGGGCGCAATGTACAACAACATCGAGGTGAACCTTGTCGGTGCCGCGTTCAACGCCAGCCCAACCAGGGCCGAAGCCAATTCGGCCAACGGGCAATGGGTATTGAGCGCTGCGGCGGCGGTTGCGGCACCCGATGGCAACGGCCGTGCCGGCGTGCTGCTGTTGCGCGCGGACCTGCAAACCGTTTTGCGCGATTTCCTCACGCCGGCATCGGCTTCGGGTGATTATTCGCTTTGGCTGGTCGCGGCGGACGGCAAGCTGGCGGCGCTCGAACAGGAGCATGCTGCTCCCCCGGATGAAAGCGCAACCTATCGGGTCGCAACCGCGGTGGCTGGAGTTCAGGCAGGTTTCAGGCCATCGCAAGCGTTTATCGCCGATGCCTCGATCACCGGGCTTCCGCTGATGCTGGGCACCGTGTGCGGCGCATGCATACTCATCGGACTGGTAGGATTCGCATTTCGCCAGCTGCGAATGCAGCTGCGCGAAGACGCCTTGCGCCTGGAAGACCTTGCCCTTTACCAGCGCAGCGCCACTGCCGCAATACCCTCGCTGCACTACCCGGTGCTTGCGCCGCTTGGCGAGGCGCTGGTGCAGCTGCGCCGCGCAAACCGCGCGCACGCCGGCCAGGACTTTGCAGAACCGGCGGTGGAACGCAGCTCGATCGACGCGCTGGAAATCCTGGAACTGGAGGAAACGGATCCGGATACCGTTCGTTTCGAAAGCGATGCGACGCTGGAGATCCCTCCGGAGATATTCCGCGATTACGATATCCGCGGACGCGCCAGCCAGATCAGCAAGGCTCTTGCCCATGCCATCGGACAAGCCATCGCATCGGAAGCACTCGATCGCGGCATGACCTCGATGGTAGTCGCAACAGATGCACGGGAAAGCAGCCCGCTGTTGCGCGAACACCTGGTTCAGGGAATGCTTGCCTGCGGCATCGATGTGATCGATGCGGGTACGGTGCCAACACCGATGCTCTATTTCGCCTGCCATCACCTGCACACGATGAGTGGTGTCATGGTGACCGGCAGCCACAACCCGGCCGATCACAACGGCTTCAAGATCATGATCGATGGCGAGACGCTGTGCGGCGAGCGGATAGCGGATCTGCGCCAGCGCATTTCCGGGCAGCGCTACCACCAGGGTCAGGGCAGTTACCGCGTCACCGAAATAGACAGCGACTACAGCAAGGCGATCCTCGACGATGTGCTGGTGGAATCGCCTTTGAAACTGGTGATCGACTGTGGCAACGGGGCCGCCTCGGTCATTGCCGTGGAGTTGTTCCAGGAACTCGGTTGTGAAGTGCTGCCGCTTTTCTGCGAGCTCGACGGCCGTTTTCCGAATCATCCTCCGGACCCTTCGGTAGCGGAGAACCTCGAGCAGCTGATTGCCGAAGTGAGGGCCCGCGGCGCCGACCTTGGGATCGCCTTCGATGGCGATGGCGATCGCCTCGGGGTCGTGACGGCCTCCGGAAACATCGTGATGGCGGATCGTCTGCTGATGCTTTTCGCCCGCGACCTGTTGTCGCGAAATCCCGGTGCCGACATCGTGTTCGACGTGAAATGCAGCCGGAACCTGACAGCCGTGATCGTGCAGAATGGCGGACGCCCGATCATGTGCCGCAGCGGGCATTCGTGGATAAAGGAAAAAATGAAGGAGACCGGGGCGCTTCTCGGGGGCGAGTTCACCGGCCATATCTGTTTCAGGGATCGCTGGTTCGGCTTCGACGATGCGCTCTACAGCGCCGCGCGGCTGCTGGAAATCCTGACTGCCAGCGGGCAATCGCTGGATGAGCTGAATGCGGAATTGCCCCACGCGATCGGAACGCCGGAGCTGCGCATCGAGGTGCCCGAAGAGCACAAGTTCGCGTTGCAGCAACGGATAGTGGATTCGCTTGCGCTGGAAAATGCGCGCCTGATCAAGCTCGATGGCGTACGCGCGGAATACCCCGATGGCTGGGGGCTGGTGCGCGCCTCGAATACTTCCGCGGCCCTGATCTGCCGATTCGAAGCGGATGACGAGGAGGCGATGCGGCGCATACAGGCCGCCTTCCGTGCCGAGTTGGGCAGTCTGCTGCCGGACATCGCGCTGCCGTTTTGAAGACGGCCCCGGCAATCTTCCGATCACCCGAAATTCCGCTGCGCCAAGGAAGCCGATCATGTCCCTGAGTCGTGACACTGCCGTCAATATCGCCCGCGTTCTGACCGAGGCTTTGCCCTATATCCAGCGATTCACCGGCAAAACCATCGTCGTCAAGTACGGCGGCAATGCGATGGTCGATCCGCAACTCAAAGACAGCTTTGCACGCGACGTGGTGCTGATGAAGCTGGTCGGCATGAACCCCGTCGTGGTGCACGGCGGCGGGCCCCAGATCGGATCCCTGCTCTCCAAGCTCAATATCGAATCGCGCTTCGTGGAAGGCATGCGCGTCACCGACACGCAGACGATGGATGTCGTCGAGATGGTGCTCGGCGCGACGGTCAACAAGGAAATCGTTTCCAATATCAATCGTCACGGAGGCAATGCCATCGGGGTGACCGGAAAGGACGGCAATCTGATCGAGGCGTCACGCATGTCGGTGTCGCGCCAGACGCCCGGGACGAACGCCCCGGAAATTCTCGACATGGGTCATGTCGGCGAAGTCCGGCGCATCAACCGGGCGGTGCTCGACATGATCCTCAACAGCGACTTCATCCCGGTGGTTGCACCGATCGGTGTCGATGCCTCGGGTCAGTCCTACAACATCAACGCCGATATCGTTGCGGGCAAAATCGCCGAAGTCCTGCAGGCCGAGAAGCTGATCCTTCTGACCAATGTCGCGGGACTGCTGGATGCCGATGGCAAGGTATTGACCGGGCTCGACAGCGATGGCGTCAACGAATTGATCGATGCCGGGGTCATCCGCGGCGGCATGCTGCCCAAGATCCGCTGCGCACTCGATGCGGTTGCCGGAGGTGTGAGCAGCTCGCATATCATCGACGGCACGGTGCCGCATGCGGTACTGCTCGAGGTGTTTACGGACGAGGGTGTGGGAACGCTCATCAGCAACCGCCGCAGTGCCCGCGTTGCGGCGTCCTGAGCCAACCGTTAGCATGGATCGGTTGCCAACGGCGTAGGGAATTTGCGTCTACATGAACAAGAAGATTTCGCGCCGCGATGAAATCCTGCAGGCGCTTGCCTCGATGCTCGAAGCAACTCCGGGCGGGCGCATCACCACCGCCGCGCTGGCGGCAAAGGTAGGGGTTTCCGAAGCCGCGCTCTACCGGCATTTTCCCAGCAAGGCCAAGATGTTCGAGGCGCTCATCGAATTCATCGAGGATACACTGTTCAGCCGTATCGGCCGGATCAGACAGGAAGAAAGTTCCGCGCTCGGACGATGCGAGCAGGCCCTGAGCCTGCTGCTGACGTTCTGCGAGCGCAATCCCGGGATCACGCGCCTGCTGACCGGCGATGCCCTGGTGGGAGAAAACGAGCGCCTGCGTGGCCGGGTACAGCAACTGTTCGATCGCATCGAAACGGAGCTCAAATCGATGCTGCGCGACGGCGAGTTGCAGCACGGGCTGCGCCCGGTACTACCAATCGCATTGGCGGCAAACCTGCTGCAATCGACCGCGGAGGGACGCATTAGCCAGTTCGTGCGCTCCGGATTCAGGCGTCCTCCGACCGAATACTGGCCCGAACAGTGGCAGGTCCTGACCGCCGCGTTTTTTCGTCAACCGCCGGCCTGACCCGCCTCCACCGCAACCGGCTCTGCCGGCGCCCGCGGCGGGTGCAACAGCTTGAAACGATCGATATCGTACCTGAAGCGGGTCTCGGTGGTTTCGCGCTCCTGCTCGTGCCGCCCTATCAAGCGATCGTTTTCGGCAATTTCCGCACGCAATGACTCGATGGTGGCAGGCAGCTCAGGCGGAACCGGTTGACCGGAACGTTCGATTTCGGCCGCTTCCGCCTGGCGCACCTCGAGTTGCTTCTTGAGGCCGGCAATATTGGCATTCAGCAGGTTGATCCGCACCTTGATCTCGTTCACCTTGCGCAATTCCGCCGCTTCGATGTCCTCCACGGAACTGTAGCGCCCGAGCAGCATGATGTCGTAGCGTTTCTGGCGCTCTGCCTCTTCCGCGCGCAAGCGCTCCTTGACGGCAGTGGAGTCCGACTCCCGTCGTTCGGCCTCGGTCAGTGCGCGCGGGACCACTTCGACCACCCGCCCATTGCTGTCGAGGATCGCATAGCCCTTTTGCGCAAACTGCGGTGGCACGCGGTCATCGATGACCGTGACTCCGTCGGCATTCTGGTAGCGATAGAAGCGCACCTGGGCATGCGAAACGCCACTCGCAACCAGCATTCCAGCCACGGCAAAGGCGCACGCACCAAAGGCAAGACGTTGAACACGCACAGACACACCCCCCTGCTGACCACTCATCAAGCACCAATAGTGTAGCAACTGCCCCGTGAAGTGGCCCGGACTTCAGGCCGCCCAGGTCTCCCGGTAGGCGAGCATGCGAGGCAACTGCTCGCGGTACTGCGCAGAACTCTCCAGATAATGCACGATATCCCCGAGAGACACGATGCTGATGACCGGAGCCTGGAGCTCATCGGCCAGTTCCGCAACCGCCGATTGCTTGCCGCGCCCGCGCTCGCCGCGGTCAAGCCCGAGAACCACCCCGGCGACGGTCGCGCCCGCCGCGCGAATCAGCTCCACCACTTCCCGCACCGCGGTGCCGGCAGTGATGACGTCGTCGATGATCAGCACCCGCCCCGCGAGCGGTGCGCCCATCAGCACACCACCCTCTCCGTGGTCCTTGCGCTCCTTGCGGTTGAAGGCGCACGGCAGATCCCGACCGCTCGTTTCATTGAGCGTGATCGCGGTAGCCACGGCCAGTGGTATGCCCTTGTAGGCGGGACCGAACAACATGTCGTAATCAATGCCTGCGCGCCCGATCGCGCGCGCATAGCAGCGACCGAGCACCGCCAGCGCGGCACCGGTGTTGAACTCGCCCGCATTGAAAAAATAAGGGCTGCTGCGCCCCGACTTGAGCGTGAACTCACCAAAGCGCAGCGCGCGCTGACCCAGAGCCAGCGCGATGAACTCGGCTTGATAAGCGTCCATGTTCCAGTGTGCCCGGATGCCTTGCGCAAATGAGGCGGCAAGTATACCAGCGCCGCCGGACTGTCGCCGTCGATCACGCATTTTCCCTGTACCGCGCCGCTCATGTATGATACGCGCGCAATCCGGAAGGGCTCCCCATGAGAGTGATCAGTTTCTGCGCCGACGGTATCCGTGAGGCGTCAAAAAAAGGCTTTTTCGACTGGGCGCTGGAGCAGGACGCCGACATCATCTGCGTGCAGGATCTGCGTGCTCCGGAATCCGCGCTGGGTTCGCGCGTATTCAACCCCGACGGCTATTACTCCTATTTCTTCGATTCCATCGATGGCAACAGCAACGGCGTCGCGATCTACTGCCGCAAACTGCCGAAAGCCATCATGACCGGTCTTGGTCTTGGCGAGGCGGACGGCGAGGGTCGCTTCATGCAGGCGGATTTCGAGAATATCAGCGTGGCTTGCCTGCTCGGGCCGCAGGCAAGCGCGGAAGACACCGGTTCCCTGGCGCGGAAATCACGTTTTTTCGAACAACTGCAGGGCCAGCTCGACAAGGTTCGCAAGAAGCGCCGGCAGTACATCCTTTGCGGCAACTGGAATATCGCCCACGCCGCGCGCGACGTGCAGCGCGCGCCCGCGCATGCGGACTCCCCCGGATTTCTCGCCGCGGAACGGCAGTGGCTCGACTCCCTGTTCGGAGAGCTGGGTTATGTGGATGCGTTTCGGGCCATCAACGGAGATGACGACGAGTTCTCGTGGTGGCCGGGCGGTCGTGCGAGCGCCGATGGCTGGCGCGTGGACTACCAGGTGGTATCGGGTGGATTACGCGGGATCATCGAGTACGGCGCCCTGTACAAGGGACAGGAATTTTCCTCGCATGCACCGCTGATCATGGATTACGACATCGAGCTCGAGCGCCTGTAACCACAGGTTGCCGACGACTCAGGCAGTCTCCGCCGCAAGCGCCATTTTCTGCACCCGTACCAGGTTCTGCGTACCCTTGTGTGCGATGTCGAGCATCTGCTGCAACTCATCGGCACGGAAAGGCTTGCCTTCTGCCGTGCCCTGCACTTCGACGAAATCACCATGCTCGGTCATGATCACGTTCATGTCGGTCTCGGCGCCGGAATCCTCCGCATAATCGAGATCGAGTACCGCCTGCCCGTTCCATACGCCGACGGATACTGCGGCAATCATGTAGCGCAGCGGGTCCTCGCTGAACAGGCGACGCCGGCGCGCCACTCCCAGCGCGTCCGCCAGCGCTACACAGGCACCGGTGATCGCCGCGGTACGCGTCCCGCCGTCGGCCTGGATGACATCGCAATCGATGAGCAGGGTGTTTTCGCCGAGCTTGCGCAGATCGACCGCGGAACGCAATGAGCGTCCGATGAGCCGCTGGATCTCGACCGTTCTTCCACCCTGTTTTCCGCGCGAGGCTTCGCGATCCATGCGTGTCGTCGTGGAGCGCGGCAGCATGCCGTATTCCGCCGTGATCCAGCCGCTTCCCTCGCCGCGCAGGAATCGCGGCACACCCTTGTCCACGCTGGCGGTACAGATCACCCGGGTATCCCCGAACTCCACCAGCACCGAGCCTTCCGCGTGCCTGGTGTAGTTGCGGGTGATGCGTACAGGGCGAAGCTGGTCGTAACGGCGGCCGCTGGGTCTTTCCATGATCGGTGCTCGGAGACAGGGTGGGCGGGAATGCGAAGGCGGCGATTATACACATGCGAGCGCGTCATGATTTCCTGCGCGCGCACGGCTACAATTGGGGCGGGCCGAAGGAGTCTTTAATTGTCAGCCATTCACAGCATGACCGCGTTTGCCCGCAGTGAAGCGAACCTGGCCTGGGGTTCGCTTGCCTGGGAGGTCCGTTCGGTCAACCACCGCTATCTGGAAACCCAGCTGCGCCTTCCCGACACGCTGCGTCATGTCGAGACAGCGGCACGCGAGCGCCTGCGCGAGCGCCTGGCGCGCGGCAAGGTCGATTGCTCGTTGCGGCTGCATCTCGAGGAGCAGGCCGGCAGCCGCTTGCTGCTGGATGAAAACCTGGTGCGAAGCCTTCACGAAGCGTGCAACCGTGTCGCGGAGCTGGGCAACGGCCTCGCGGCTGCAAACACGCTCGACGTGCTGCGCTGGCCTGGAGTGGTCGCACAGGCGGCACCCGACATGGAGGAAGTCAGCACCGAGGCGATTGCGCTGCTCGGGCGGGTGCTTGCCGAACTGGAGGAAATGCGCGCCCGCGAGGGACAGCGGCTGGCGGAGTTCCTCGAGCAAAGACTGGCGCAGATCGAGACCATCGTGGCCAGCCTGCGCCAGGCCATGCCGGAGATCATCGCCGCGCAACGCCAGCGGCTTGCGGAGCGGGTCGCCGAAATGAACATCAGTATCGACCCGGGGCGACTGGAACAGGAGATCGTGATGCTGGCCGCGAAAGCCGATATCGCGGAAGAGCTCGACCGTCTCGAGGCTCACGTCGGCGAAACGCGCGGGAGCCTGCGTCAGGGTGGCGCCTGCGGGCGGCGTCTCGACTTCCTGATGCAGGAATTCAACCGCGAGGCGAATACGCTGTCCTCGAAATCGATAGCCACCACCACGACGCAGGCCGCCATCGAGCTGAAGGTTCTGATAGAACAGATGCGCGAACAGGTTCAGAACATCGAATGAACGGTCCTGTCTGCAATCCCGGTCGCCTGTATACGGTTTCGGCTCCTTCCGGGGCCGGCAAGACCAGCCTGGTCAGCGCACTGCTGCGCCGCGATCCTCGTCTCCTGGTATCCGTCTCGCACACCACGCGCGCCATGCGTCCCGGAGAGATCGATGGTGTGAACTACCATTTCGTGACCCGCGAGCGCTTCGAAAGCATGCTCGCGGACAATGATTTCCTGGAGCATGCCACGGTGTTCGGCAATCTCTACGGCACCTCGCGCAGCTGGGTCCTGGAGACCCTGAATACCGGCGTGGACGTGGTGCTCGAAATCGATTGGCAAGGGGCGCGCCAGGTACGCGAGAGCATCGCGGAAGCGCTTTCGATATTCATCCTTCCGCCGTCACTGGAGACCTTGCGCTCGCGCCTCGAAATGCGCCGCCAGGATGGCGAGGAAACCATCCGTCAACGCATGCGCGAGGCGGTGGGGGAGATGTCGCACTACGACGAGGCCAATTATCTGCTGGTCAACAATGTATTCGAGCACGCCCTGGCGGACCTGGAAGCGATCATCCGGGCCGATCGCCTGCGCCTCGCCCCCCAGGCCATGCGATTGCGTGAATTGATCACAGAGCTTTTGCCGGATTCCTGAGCGAGTCTGGTAGACTGCGCGCCCGCCGCTTCGCGGCAATGACCGGATCCACGGTCGCGAATCCCACGCACAGAAGGTACCTGCATGGCACGAATTACCGTCGAGGAATGTCTGGACAAGGTCGAGAACCGTTTCGAGCTCGTCATCGTGGCCGCGAAACGCGCCCGGCAACTTGCCACCGGCGGCAGGGAGCCACTGGTCCAGGAGGCTTCCGACAAGCCGACCGTGATCGCGTTGCGTGAAATCGAGGAAGGCCTCATCGGTCCCGGTTCCTTCGAGGAGCCCGCCGAGCCGACGCTCGAGGAGCTGCTTGGCGCACAGGCGGACGCCGCCAATCTCTGATCCGCTCTGCCGGGTCTGCGCCACTCGGGCATAATGAACACATCATGCAGACCCTTGGCTCGCTGAGCGACAAGCTACACGCCTACCTGGCACCGGAACAGGTAAACGCCGTGCGCCGTGCCTATTACTATTCCGAGCAGGCGCACGACGGGCAGGTCCGGCGCACCGGTCAGCCCTACGTTACCCACCCGCTGGCGGTGGCCAATATCCTCGCCGATATGCACATGGACCATCAGAGCCTGATCGCGGCACTGTTGCACGATGTGATCGAGGACACCGGCATCAGCAAGGAAGCCCTGGCCGGACAGTTTGGTGCCAGCGTGGCGGAACTGGTCGATGGCGTCAGCAAGCTGTCGCAGTTCGAAACCACCTCGCGCGCCGAGGCACAGGCCGAGAATTTCCAGAAAATGGCGATGGCCATGGCGCGGGATATCCGCGTGATCCTGGTCAAGCTCGCCGACCGCCTGCACAACATGCGCACGCTCGACGTACTGAAGCCCGAGAAGCGCCAGCGCATTGCCCGCGAGACACTCGACATCTACGCGCCAATCGCCCAGCGGCTGGGCATGAACAGCATCCGGATCGAGTTCGAGGATCTAGGTTTTGCGGCATTGCACCCGATGCGCGCGCGCCGCATACAGGCGGCGGTTCGCAAGGCGCGTGGCAACCGCAAGGAACTCGTCTCGCAGGTACAGCGCAAGATCGAAGCCCGGCTGCGCGAGGAGGAAATTCCCGCGCGTGTGCTGGGTCGTGAAAAGCACCTCTACGGCATCTACCGCAAGATGCGCCTGAAGGGCAAGTCGTTCTCCGAGATCATGGACGTGTTTGCATTCCGGATCGTGGTCGGCAACGTGGACAGCTGCTATCGCGTGCTCGGAGCGATGCACAACCTGTATAAACCGGTTCCCGGGCATTTCAAGGACTACATCGCGATTCCCAAGGCCAACGGCTACCAGTCGCTGCACACCGTGCTGTTCGGCATGCACGGTGTGCCGATCGAGATCCAGATCCGCACCGCCGAAATGGAGGCGATGGCCAACAACGGAATCGCCGCGCACTGGCTGTACAAGACCAACGGCTCGGAGAAGCCCGGAAGCGGTCGCTCGCGGGCGCGCCAGTGGGTACAGGGGCTGCTCGAAATGCAGCAGCGGGCGGGAAATTCGCTCGAATTCATCGAGAGCATGAAGATCGACCTGTTTCCCGACGAGGTTTACGTGTTCACGCCCAGGGGCGACATCCTGGCGTTGCCAAACGGCGCCACGGCGGTCGATTTTGCCTATGCCGTGCATACCGGCATAGGCAACAGCTGCGTTGCCTGCCGGATCGACCGCAACCTCGCACCGCTCAGCACCGCGCTGCAGAGCGGGCAGACCCTGGAGATCATCACCGCGCCCCGCGCACATCCCAACCCGAGCTGGCTCAACTCCGTGGTAACCGCCAAGGCGCGCACCAATATTCGCCACTTCCTCAAGGGACAGCAGCAGTCCGAGTCCGTTGACCTGGGTCGGCGACTGCTCGACAAGGCGCTGCTCAGCCTGAATGGAAGCCTCAAGACAATCGAGCCGCAGGCCGTCGAACAATTGCTGGTCGAAACCCGGCGTGCCTCGCTGGACAATATTCTCGAGGAAATCGGTCTCGGCAACCGGGTCGCGCTGCTCACCGCCCGGCGCCTGCTCGGCAAGTCCGATTCCGCTCCCGGCTCGCGCGCCGAGGATGCGCTGCCGCTCGCAATCCGCGGCACCGAAGGCGTGGTCATGAATTTCGGCAAGTGCTGTTATCCGATTCCGGGCGACAGCATCGTGGGTCATATCAGCCCGGGGCGCGGCGTGGTGGTGCATCGCGACAACTGCAACAACATCGCCGAACAGCTCGGCGATCCCGAGCGCTGCATGCCGCTGCGCTGGGCCGACGATACACGTGGCGAATTCAGCGTGGAACTGCTGGTCGAAATGGAAAACCAGAAAGGCGCTATTGCCGCGCTCGCCAACCGCATCAGCAGTCTCGATGTGGATATCGAAAAAATCGGCGTGGAAGAACGCGACGCCCGCTTCGGCCAGGCGCGCCTGGTGGTTGCAGTCACCGACCGCATCAACCTGGCACGCATCATTCGCCGCATGCGTACCGTCAAATCCGTGATCAAGGTCACGCGCGTCAAGCGCTGAACATACAAACAAGCCCCCCAAGGAGTACCCATGAGCAACCGCGCCATCATCAGCACCGGCGATGCGCCACAGGCGATCGGTCCCTATTCACAGGCCGTGAAGGTCAACGGCACAGTCTATCTTTCCGGTCAGATCCCGCTCGATCCGGCAACCATGCAGATGGTGGAAGGCGATATCCGTGCCCAGGCAGAACGCGTGTTCGGGAACCTGCGCGCCGTGGCAAGCGCTGCCGGCGGCGACCTCAACCAGTGCGTGAAAATCAATATCTACCTGACCGATCTGGGCGACTTCGCGAGCGTCAACGAGGTGATGGCGCGGTTTTTCAGCGAACCTTTTCCGGCGCGGGCCTGCGTGCAGGTCGCCGCCCTGCCGCGCGGCGCGGCGATAGAGGTCGAGGCTACGATGGTGGTGCCTTCCTGAGCATCCCGAGCATCGCGGCGTAACCACTGCGATAGTCCGGGTACAACAGCTGGTAACCCAGTTCGCGAAGGCGCCGGTTACTGCAACGCTTGCTGCCGGGCGCACGTGCTCCGGTGCTGCCACGCGCGTCGTCGAGGGTAACGCCCAGACGCTCCGCCAACCAATGGCGCACTTCCCATACCGGTGCCGGATCGCAGTCGACGCCCAGATAAAGTGGTGCCAGCGCCGCACCCTGCTGCCACCGGGCGATCAGGTAACGCAGGATTCCGACGCAGTCATCGCGATGAATCCGGTTACTGTAGCGAACCGGGTAACGCGTACATCCGATGCCCTCGCGCACTTCGCGCAGCAGGCGTTCGCGCCCCGGACCGTATATTCCACCGAGACGCAGCACCGTCGATCGCGCGGGTGCTTGCGTTCGGAGCAGCGCTTCGGCCTCCAGCAACAGCTGACCGGAAAAGCTGCGCGGTGCGGTCGGGGAGTCCTCGTCAACCCATTCGCCATCGTGCTGATGGTATACGCCGGTGCTCGAGAGCAGCACCAGGCGGGGCTCGCCGCGCAACGCGTGCAGCAGATTGCGCAGTCCGTCCACGTATACCCTGCGGTAGCTCCGGGCGTCGTAAGCCGTGGCGGCGCTGGCAATCACCACGTAACGGAACGTGCGAT is a window from the Gammaproteobacteria bacterium genome containing:
- the rph gene encoding ribonuclease PH, with the protein product MERPSGRRYDQLRPVRITRNYTRHAEGSVLVEFGDTRVICTASVDKGVPRFLRGEGSGWITAEYGMLPRSTTTRMDREASRGKQGGRTVEIQRLIGRSLRSAVDLRKLGENTLLIDCDVIQADGGTRTAAITGACVALADALGVARRRRLFSEDPLRYMIAAVSVGVWNGQAVLDLDYAEDSGAETDMNVIMTEHGDFVEVQGTAEGKPFRADELQQMLDIAHKGTQNLVRVQKMALAAETA
- a CDS encoding YicC family protein, whose translation is MTAFARSEANLAWGSLAWEVRSVNHRYLETQLRLPDTLRHVETAARERLRERLARGKVDCSLRLHLEEQAGSRLLLDENLVRSLHEACNRVAELGNGLAAANTLDVLRWPGVVAQAAPDMEEVSTEAIALLGRVLAELEEMRAREGQRLAEFLEQRLAQIETIVASLRQAMPEIIAAQRQRLAERVAEMNISIDPGRLEQEIVMLAAKADIAEELDRLEAHVGETRGSLRQGGACGRRLDFLMQEFNREANTLSSKSIATTTTQAAIELKVLIEQMREQVQNIE
- the gmk gene encoding guanylate kinase, producing the protein MNGPVCNPGRLYTVSAPSGAGKTSLVSALLRRDPRLLVSVSHTTRAMRPGEIDGVNYHFVTRERFESMLADNDFLEHATVFGNLYGTSRSWVLETLNTGVDVVLEIDWQGARQVRESIAEALSIFILPPSLETLRSRLEMRRQDGEETIRQRMREAVGEMSHYDEANYLLVNNVFEHALADLEAIIRADRLRLAPQAMRLRELITELLPDS
- the rpoZ gene encoding DNA-directed RNA polymerase subunit omega, which translates into the protein MARITVEECLDKVENRFELVIVAAKRARQLATGGREPLVQEASDKPTVIALREIEEGLIGPGSFEEPAEPTLEELLGAQADAANL
- the spoT gene encoding bifunctional GTP diphosphokinase/guanosine-3',5'-bis pyrophosphate 3'-pyrophosphohydrolase, producing the protein MQTLGSLSDKLHAYLAPEQVNAVRRAYYYSEQAHDGQVRRTGQPYVTHPLAVANILADMHMDHQSLIAALLHDVIEDTGISKEALAGQFGASVAELVDGVSKLSQFETTSRAEAQAENFQKMAMAMARDIRVILVKLADRLHNMRTLDVLKPEKRQRIARETLDIYAPIAQRLGMNSIRIEFEDLGFAALHPMRARRIQAAVRKARGNRKELVSQVQRKIEARLREEEIPARVLGREKHLYGIYRKMRLKGKSFSEIMDVFAFRIVVGNVDSCYRVLGAMHNLYKPVPGHFKDYIAIPKANGYQSLHTVLFGMHGVPIEIQIRTAEMEAMANNGIAAHWLYKTNGSEKPGSGRSRARQWVQGLLEMQQRAGNSLEFIESMKIDLFPDEVYVFTPRGDILALPNGATAVDFAYAVHTGIGNSCVACRIDRNLAPLSTALQSGQTLEIITAPRAHPNPSWLNSVVTAKARTNIRHFLKGQQQSESVDLGRRLLDKALLSLNGSLKTIEPQAVEQLLVETRRASLDNILEEIGLGNRVALLTARRLLGKSDSAPGSRAEDALPLAIRGTEGVVMNFGKCCYPIPGDSIVGHISPGRGVVVHRDNCNNIAEQLGDPERCMPLRWADDTRGEFSVELLVEMENQKGAIAALANRISSLDVDIEKIGVEERDARFGQARLVVAVTDRINLARIIRRMRTVKSVIKVTRVKR
- a CDS encoding RidA family protein, giving the protein MSNRAIISTGDAPQAIGPYSQAVKVNGTVYLSGQIPLDPATMQMVEGDIRAQAERVFGNLRAVASAAGGDLNQCVKINIYLTDLGDFASVNEVMARFFSEPFPARACVQVAALPRGAAIEVEATMVVPS
- a CDS encoding SDR family oxidoreductase, translating into MAAENILIAGCGDIGSGLARSLRAAGFRVTGLRRRAHLIAEGIEALAADLAEPESLAKLGDRTFRYVVIASAATAYDARSYRRVYVDGLRNLLHALRGEPRLVLLSSTGVYHQHDGEWVDEDSPTAPRSFSGQLLLEAEALLRTQAPARSTVLRLGGIYGPGRERLLREVREGIGCTRYPVRYSNRIHRDDCVGILRYLIARWQQGAALAPLYLGVDCDPAPVWEVRHWLAERLGVTLDDARGSTGARAPGSKRCSNRRLRELGYQLLYPDYRSGYAAMLGMLRKAPPS